gaatctaactaccacattctgccctcgCCTCCATGAAGTGATAACCATAGATAATGTAGAATGGAATACATCCATCCAActtcaaaaatccccatagttttgaaCCTATACCAAAGATCTTCAACATCCCCAAAGTCCAAGATGTATTAAGTGcgcaaaaatacaaaacaacaacaccGCCAACAACACAATACCCTATTTGTGAAGAAGAAACATCTACACTGGCATTGagaagagcaaagaaatattcaaccaattcaagatttaaacagggcaaatgtcAAGTGACAAGTCACTGGAATTTGAATTCTGCTCCTGGAGCTACACGCCTATGGTCTCAGAAAATTTCTTCGGTTGCattaattgtatattttaaaatttgagttaGATCATACCTGGATGGGAATGAGAGACCCCCAGAGAGAGGATATGGGTACACCAATTCCTCTAGTCAATGGAAtttaactccagacgtgtgtgccaccctgtAAGTCTGCactgtgtgggtactggcaaatcaaacctgggtcttaggctttgaaggcaagtgccttacgtgCTAAGACATCTGTCCAGCTCAAGCAGGGAATTTTTTTTACATGAGGTGTTAATGTACGTGGAACATCTGCTCTTACTGTGGATGGCGCTATTTTTTGAGGTACTTATCAGGACGGAATTACGTGGAGGAAGCAGCTGAGCTGCAGcgtccatctctctccctctctctctctgtctccctctctctctctctctctctctctctctctctctctctctctctctctgcagtttGATCTCTCACTGTCTCCTGACAGTGCTACCAGAAGGCCAGGTTCTTCATGCTCCTGTTCCTATGGCCTCCCCACCCTGATGGAGGTGGAAGGTGAGttcattccctcccacccttaACTCACTTCTACTCAGGTATTTGTGCACAACAATAAGAAAGTTTCTAAAAACTCCCGATTCCCTATCACGTAGTCCAACAAAAATGGTGTTGATGAAGGCAAAATGGCATTTGAACTCAAAACAGAGGACTTCCACTGTCGACGATACACTTGGAAACTAATGTGTATCATTGCTCTAAGCCGCTCTTACAGTATACAGCCCAAATACCGAGCATATTCCAGATTCTTTTCTTCTCGCACAGGTGACCTGTGCTGCGTGTAGATTTGTAAATCCAACTTTGAGTACCCTCAGAGTAGGCGTGTAATGTGCCAGGTGTACCTCGTGTACTGCAATCCAACCGCAGAAGTGATTCTAAGCGTTGAGCTTGCCTACTATTCAAGTGTACTAGCGGGCTGTGTGGGTCAATTGACTGGCAGTATCTAAACTTCAGCTGAGCaccatacacattcaataaaaacccaTCACAGAGGATGCAGATGTGGGGATTGAATCAAACATATAACCTTATAGGGGCAAAATCCTTCAGGGTGTGTATTGCTATACATACTTCATCGTTTCAGCTGGGAGGCTTAGATTTCGGTTCTGAAAAGTGTTCCAATTCATCCTGGGTGTCTATCAGACCCTGCTCCCcagaatgacagaagaaagagacaaagacccTGTGAATTTGAATGCATCAAAGGCAAGTATAGTGAACcatcaaatacagcttaattgagaatggtaacgCCAACCAAGAATATCTAACCCATACCCGTCCTGACATATATAGAAAGGTAAGCACTTACAGTGCAGGCCTACCTACCTGAACTTATGTCAGTAGGCCTGGTTACGTAGTGGCGTGGCTTCAAGTGTCTCCAATGCCAGTGCTgtgtgcccacctcgatccctccgtAGTATGCTATGAATCTGATCAGCTGTGTTAATTCCCAACTTGAGATCAGCCTAGAGCCTGTCATTCAGaataccttagtttatggggaacacctgaatggaACAAGCATATTCTACCCTTGCCGGCATAAACTGACAACTATACATGCTGTCAAATGGAATGCATTCATCCAGCTTCAAAAGGCCCCATAGATTTTTATCTATCCCAATGATTTTCAAACACCCCcatattccaagttactttaacagagttaaaaaactaaaaaaaaaaaaaaaagtacatcaaAACCCCAAatagcacaaagtaaacattcagaCTATGAATGGTGGCATGGCAGAGCCAAGAAACATCCAAGCAATTCACGATTTAAGCAAGGCATAGTCCAAACTTggtatctccaagtccaatatctCCAACTGGTCACAAGTCcctggaattccaattcagcccctcCGGCTAAATGACCCTCGGTCCTGTAAAACTTTATCCAGTGCTGGCAgcactccttggcagccatctcataggcCTAGCATCTCATTTGGGTGTCAGCGGAAACCCCCGACTCATCATCATGGCTCCCTTGGGTGCCAGACAGGaaattcaacaagcctgcttcacactacccatggacattttcaaaatgtaaaacCGTGTTGCCAAATCAGAGACCTCCCTTTCCAGCGATTGTTATACTCCCtcataccaggtgggctgccagttTCTGAAtcaagggaggaataaagcagactttaaagaacagcacactctttcagcattcatgGCACTGGAGGTGTCTGCATTCtacctgttgtcccagtgcaggtcagatgcccaatttctgatttctttgttttgtattttcgaCGTGACTTCTCACCCTTGCACACGCTAATCCGAGTATTTCCTATTCATTCTCTAGGTGACCTTCACCTCAAAATGATACTCCTACTCTACCATGTGAGAGcggggattcaaggcatgcgcgaGCTTGCCCGGTTAGCTGTCcagtctcagtggttgtaatctctcaggcAGTTGCAGGTGAACGAGCAGAATGTTCAGCCCAGAGGtttcattgttttccttgccatatccctgtgctcgAACCAGTGATTTGTATGCGATACAACCCCGCACAAGATCTCAGGACACGCATTTACTAGCTAGCCTCTCACTCAAAATGCTTCTAGCCCAGAGCCTGCAAAGTTCTCTttcaccctcagaagccaaaccttcAGTCTGTAGGTCTTATGGCATTCATgccttgcaactctgaccagaataggccATCCATCTGTGCTCCGAATACTGCAAGGTGACTCCTAGGCCAACATTTCAAATCCTACCCCATTTCTTCCTCAAAAATCCACCTCAAAAGGCAAcaagccacacattcaggtgtctagcagcagtgaTCCCACTTGTCAGTGCCAACATTCCCTTTGCAGtgagttcacactgctggcaggaaacacccaacaaagagcagagtGTGGGGAGAAAGGGTTGATGTTGGCTTACAGAccggaagggaagctccatgaatgcCAGgggaagcgatggcatgagcagagggtggacattgcaTTCTGGCCAACCTCACATGCACAATaggtacaggagagtgtgccaaacactagcgagaggaaactggctataagtcTCATAAGCCCTCCAagaacagtacactgcctccaggaggtctgCATTCTCATTTGGACGTCAGACAGAAActtagcatttggaacacctaagcttctggggaaaacatgaatcaaaccaccacagacagagagagagaggtttggcAACCAGGgtttcatgccactgcaaatgaacacccggTTCATGTGCCCCCTAAagcgtctggctttatgcggggagtggggaatcgaatccaggctcTTTGCAGACCTGTGCCTTTCACCTCAGACCCATCTTTGCAGCCAAAATATGCTTGTTGGAAAGTGTCCTCAAGCAACTACCATGTACTGTTACATATGTTATCATACACTAAAGGAGAAATTTCAGGAAAACTTAATAATTATAGTACAGGTATGTGGCTTGCCCTATTTGatgcaaatttcattatgtttaaCTATTAGATAGATACCTGAGTTTGActtcatactatatacattttagaAGGTAGTTTGCACAGAAAACTAAGATAAATACTATTAACGGTCTGCCAAGTACCTCAAGTGACAACTTCTCATCTGTTAATGAGTTCAACTACATTTGTAACAATTGCAGGGACATCCATATGTCTGTCTACCTCCATATTACTCTCTCTAAGTGTATATCTCTACCTGTCTATGATGAATATCTATGCATCCAGAGCTATACCTGTCTATAACTGTGTGGAAACTAAGGTGACCAATGTGTCCAACGGTATAGCTGCTCTTAGATCATATACCCATAATATTCAGAAATTTCCATGTCCCTTTCCCTCTGAACAAAGTACTGAACTCTGCCCAGGGCAGTGTACTGGGCCGCGTTCTCACGCTCCCGCTGAGCCCTCCTCTTCATGGCCTCGCGTTCTGGCCTCTGCTCATCTGTGATGGGGGTGGACTCAACTGGCCCTGGAAAATCGACTTTCCTCCATGGTATTGGCTGGCGGCTGAAGTCTTCCAAGAGATACTGGGTGTTTGCGTTGGGAAGTGAGTGGACCTTGGTCGGTGCCGTGGAAACAGGCTCCTTGTGCAGAGAAGTGCAGGATGAGATCTTGTAGGGAGCTGGCCTACAGGCAACAGACTGAGAGACCCCATGCTGGGTAGGGTGGTTGAAGCCTGGTCTGGGGAGACTGCTGGAAACTGGCCCAGCAGTGAAAGTTGTGCTGGCAGGAGCTGCTTGTGATGGCTTGACTGCAGGCGGCTGAGCAGGGTTCGATGGAGGCCTGGCAGGGTCAGGTGCCGGGGCCCTCTGTGAAGCCAGGGAGTGTGGCCTCCTAGGAGCAAGGCGAGCTTGGGGCTTGTCCATGCTAAGAAAGGGCAAAGGCACTAACTTGACCTTCCCAGGTGGGGGCAGCTCACACTGGGAGGGAGAACGCCGCTCTGTGCCAACACTGCCCTCTGGTTTCTGGCCTTTGCCTTGGGTTTGCTCAGTCCCTGTCTCCTGGCATGGGATCCGCAGCCCGGATTGGAGGCCTGGGGATGGTTTGGGCTCTGTGCTGCAGCGTGTGTTGCCCAGAGCCCGGCAGGAAGAGAGCCCTGTTTTCGGCTCCATCTTCTTCCCCAGGGCGTGGAAGACCTGCACTGACTCCAGCATGTGCATGCCCAGGGAGCTGCGAGGCTTTTTAAAGAACTCTTGGCAGAGCTCAGGTGGATGGCCCTTCCTCCTCTTGGCCCTGGGGATGGGCGGCTTCTCTTCTGCTCTCGCCTTGCCCCCTGCCGTCCTTTGCTCTTCACATGTCTTGGACTTCCTTGCTCTGGGCCTTCTGGGCCTTTCCTGGCCAGGGCCCTGAGCTTTCTTGGGCCTGCCGGGTGTGGCTTTCTGAACTCTGTGGAGGGAATGCTTGGCTGTGATGTCGGGAGCCCTGTCACTGGCT
This is a stretch of genomic DNA from Jaculus jaculus isolate mJacJac1 chromosome 9, mJacJac1.mat.Y.cur, whole genome shotgun sequence. It encodes these proteins:
- the LOC123463528 gene encoding uncharacterized protein C2orf78-like, producing MADSQDLDANLTLETSLGMLTESQTFCLPQTSQLAKSCTLESKPASECWDISESPVQSPSRFLALPPAPRAKQADNAILEAIPTEIAQPLGAYQTSKDEQEDPVLLPLQMPNTCDIRSPTESVSPGNTPGSQNAHLGESCQSFKDEWALEGGLESNRGSEDLRILGEDVWLAQPFSPVTDTDFPAPTKPQIPGSTEASEVQVSSTFMEGPPCLEREEKEKVSDLRDEAPKAKLQRQDPEGQAEGEEGEVLVGSATASDRAPDITAKHSLHRVQKATPGRPKKAQGPGQERPRRPRARKSKTCEEQRTAGGKARAEEKPPIPRAKRRKGHPPELCQEFFKKPRSSLGMHMLESVQVFHALGKKMEPKTGLSSCRALGNTRCSTEPKPSPGLQSGLRIPCQETGTEQTQGKGQKPEGSVGTERRSPSQCELPPPGKVKLVPLPFLSMDKPQARLAPRRPHSLASQRAPAPDPARPPSNPAQPPAVKPSQAAPASTTFTAGPVSSSLPRPGFNHPTQHGVSQSVACRPAPYKISSCTSLHKEPVSTAPTKVHSLPNANTQYLLEDFSRQPIPWRKVDFPGPVESTPITDEQRPEREAMKRRAQRERENAAQYTALGRVQYFVQRERDMEISEYYGYMI